A genomic window from Deinococcus detaillensis includes:
- a CDS encoding V-type ATP synthase subunit B has protein sequence MTLLQKEYNDVSYISGPLLFVNAASDLAYNAIVNIKDGNGRIRGGQVIEVSDDHAVIQIFEDTRGLDLATASVSLVEDVARLGVSKDMIGRRFDGLGRPIDGLPNVIADKRLSINGQAMNPASRAKPEEFIQTGISTIDINTSLIRGQKLPIFSGSGLPHNELAAQIARQSKVPGSDEPFAVVFAAMGLTQREVSFFTQEFERTGALARAVLFLNKADDPTVERILTPRMALTTAEYLAFEHGYHVLVILTDLTNYCEALREIGGAREEIPGRRGFPGYMYTDLASLYERAGVIQGKPGSVTQIPILSMPDDDITHPIPDLTGYITEGQIVVDRTLNSKGIFPPINPLPSLSRLMGNGIGKGKTRADHKNVSDQLFAAYANGLDLRKLVAITGEDALTENDKLFLRFAEDFENYFIGQGGQDRSIEDSMTVAWGILSKLPQSQLTRIGKDSIDKYYGTKVDEMWKGNRM, from the coding sequence GTGACCTTGCTCCAGAAAGAATACAACGACGTTTCTTATATCTCCGGCCCGCTTCTGTTCGTCAATGCGGCCTCAGATTTGGCTTACAACGCTATCGTGAACATCAAAGACGGCAACGGACGTATTCGCGGCGGACAAGTCATTGAAGTCAGCGACGACCACGCCGTGATTCAGATTTTTGAAGATACACGCGGACTCGACCTCGCCACCGCTTCGGTGAGCCTAGTCGAAGACGTGGCCCGCTTGGGCGTCTCCAAGGACATGATCGGACGCCGCTTCGACGGCTTGGGCCGCCCGATTGACGGTCTGCCCAATGTGATCGCCGACAAGCGGCTGAGCATCAACGGTCAGGCCATGAACCCGGCCAGCCGTGCCAAGCCTGAAGAGTTCATCCAGACCGGCATCAGCACCATCGACATCAATACCAGCCTCATTCGTGGTCAGAAACTGCCGATCTTCTCCGGCTCGGGTCTGCCGCACAACGAGCTGGCCGCCCAGATCGCCCGTCAGTCTAAGGTGCCCGGTTCTGACGAGCCGTTCGCGGTGGTCTTCGCGGCGATGGGTTTGACGCAGCGCGAAGTCAGCTTCTTCACGCAGGAATTTGAGCGCACAGGCGCTCTGGCCCGTGCGGTGCTGTTCCTCAACAAGGCCGACGATCCAACCGTTGAGCGCATTTTGACGCCGCGCATGGCGCTGACCACCGCCGAGTATTTGGCCTTCGAACACGGCTACCACGTGCTGGTGATTCTGACCGATTTGACCAACTACTGCGAGGCTCTGCGCGAAATCGGCGGAGCACGCGAAGAAATCCCCGGACGGCGCGGCTTTCCCGGCTACATGTACACCGATTTGGCCTCGCTATACGAGCGGGCAGGCGTCATTCAGGGCAAGCCCGGCAGTGTCACCCAGATTCCGATTCTCTCGATGCCCGACGACGACATCACCCACCCGATTCCTGATCTGACCGGCTACATCACCGAAGGCCAGATCGTGGTTGACCGTACGCTCAACAGCAAAGGCATCTTCCCGCCGATCAACCCGCTGCCCAGCCTGTCGCGCCTCATGGGCAACGGCATCGGCAAAGGCAAAACCCGCGCCGATCACAAAAATGTCTCGGATCAGCTCTTTGCCGCTTACGCCAACGGCCTCGATCTGCGCAAGCTCGTCGCCATCACTGGTGAAGACGCGCTGACCGAGAACGACAAGCTGTTCCTGCGTTTCGCCGAGGACTTTGAGAACTACTTCATCGGTCAAGGTGGGCAAGACCGCAGCATCGAGGACTCGATGACGGTGGCCTGGGGCATCCTGAGCAAGCTGCCCCAGTCGCAGCTGACCCGCATCGGCAAGGACTCGATTGATAAGTATTACGGCACCAAGGTGGACGAGATGTGGAAGGGCAACCGGATGTAA
- a CDS encoding V-type ATP synthase subunit D yields the protein MMADISPTRSALLAAKASLKTASGGADLLKRKRDALIGEFFALIKDALAAREELSGVSKGAYVSLFSAKAWDSPEAVESLSLAQGSEYNVNMEIVSIYGVKVPKMEIPDRGNAAAFSPINVGSRTIQAATDFQTVMSALVKVAATETKLRRIGEEIKKTSRRVNALEQVVIPGILAEIRFIRGVLDQREREESFRLKKIKAKLEREAAANKKAAKEAQAAD from the coding sequence ATCATGGCAGACATCAGTCCAACCCGCAGCGCACTCCTTGCCGCCAAAGCCAGCCTTAAGACGGCCAGCGGCGGCGCAGATTTGCTCAAGCGCAAGCGTGACGCTCTGATCGGCGAGTTTTTTGCATTGATCAAAGACGCGCTGGCGGCCCGCGAAGAACTTAGCGGCGTCAGCAAAGGCGCTTACGTGTCCTTGTTTTCGGCCAAAGCGTGGGACAGTCCTGAAGCGGTGGAGAGTTTGTCGCTGGCTCAGGGCAGCGAGTACAACGTCAATATGGAAATCGTCAGCATCTACGGCGTGAAAGTGCCGAAGATGGAGATTCCTGACCGTGGCAACGCGGCAGCGTTTAGCCCGATCAACGTCGGCTCGCGCACCATTCAGGCCGCCACTGATTTTCAAACGGTGATGAGCGCACTGGTCAAGGTGGCCGCCACCGAAACCAAATTGCGGCGCATCGGCGAGGAAATCAAAAAGACCTCGCGGCGCGTCAATGCTTTGGAACAGGTGGTGATTCCGGGTATTCTGGCCGAAATCCGCTTTATTCGCGGCGTGCTTGATCAGCGCGAGCGTGAAGAGAGCTTCCGCCTCAAGAAGATCAAGGCCAAGCTGGAACGCGAAGCCGCCGCCAACAAAAAAGCCGCCAAGGAAGCGCAAGCCGCCGACTGA